A window of Streptomyces sp. NBC_01241 genomic DNA:
TCCACCTTCCCGTTCCCCACCATGGGCGGCTCCTGGGCCGAACACTTCGACCTGCTGACCGGGCTGCCCGGCCGGGGTGACACGGTCGTCGGCAACGACGTCTGGTTCGGCTACGACTCCATGGTGATGCCGGGCGTACGGATCGGACACGGCGCGATCATCGGCGCCGGCGCAGTCGTCGTGGGTGACGTACCCGACTACGGCATCGTCGGCGGCAATCCGGCCCAGCTGATCCGTACCCGGTACGACGACGAGACCATCGCCCGGCTCCTCGCCGTCGCCTGGTGGGACTGGCCCGCCGAGCATCTCACCCGACACATCCGCACCATCATGTCCGGCAGCGTCGACGCCCTCGAAGCGGCCGCCCCGGAGGGGACATCATGACGATCACCGTTCGAGAACTCGCCTACTACCCCGTCAAGGGCTGCGCCGGGACGACGGTCGGTTCCGCCCAGGTCCTCGGCACCGGCCTCGAACACGACCGGACGTTCATGGTGGTGGACGCGGCGGACGGTGCGTTCCGCAGTCAGCGCAAGCACCCCTCGATGGCTGCGATCCGGGTGGAAGTCCTGGACGGTGGGGCGACGTTGACCCTTTCCGCCGAGGGCATCGAGCCGCTGCGTCTGGACGTCGACCGGGACGGCCCGCGTCGCGAGGTCAGCATGTTCGACCGCCCTCTCGGCGTAGCCGCCGACCAGGGGGACGAGATCGCGGACTGGTTCTCCGACGCACTCGGCGCAAAGTCCCGCCTGGTACGGGTGGCCCCCGGCTTCGACCGGGACGGCTGGGGCGACACCCCGGGCAAGGTCAATTTCGCCGACGCGCACGCCGTGCTGGTCACCTCGATGGCCTC
This region includes:
- a CDS encoding CatB-related O-acetyltransferase, producing MSLVPADPTVLHPMPGQPRVVQLKPLVKSELIEIGDYSYYDDPDDATAFETRNVLYHYGPEKLVIGKFCALGTGTRFIMNGANHRMDGPSTFPFPTMGGSWAEHFDLLTGLPGRGDTVVGNDVWFGYDSMVMPGVRIGHGAIIGAGAVVVGDVPDYGIVGGNPAQLIRTRYDDETIARLLAVAWWDWPAEHLTRHIRTIMSGSVDALEAAAPEGTS
- a CDS encoding MOSC domain-containing protein, with the protein product MTITVRELAYYPVKGCAGTTVGSAQVLGTGLEHDRTFMVVDAADGAFRSQRKHPSMAAIRVEVLDGGATLTLSAEGIEPLRLDVDRDGPRREVSMFDRPLGVAADQGDEIADWFSDALGAKSRLVRVAPGFDRDGWGDTPGKVNFADAHAVLVTSMASLDGLNARIAARGDAEAVPMDRFRPNIVLTGNDEPHFEDRIRRMTIGSAELAYSVRATRCSVPLVDQRTGRRAGPEPVRTLATYRREPEYKNQVSFGAKNAVVCEGVLTVGDAVEVAEWLSR